The Methylomicrobium agile genome has a segment encoding these proteins:
- a CDS encoding glycine cleavage system protein R, with amino-acid sequence MQLAVTVLGHNRSLFISEILSAVRDCKCGIVEVRYSRLEQAHAAYLLIQGNWNQIAKIENALEAVEKRLDIKVHMLRPEHQHREKDFLPYSLETLSVDRDNIIEAVSSFLDSHGIEIEEVSGSSYQAPYISTSVFTTKFIVLIPPEVRLLPLREEFLDFCDQLNIDAILEPIKR; translated from the coding sequence ATGCAATTAGCCGTTACCGTATTGGGACATAACCGGAGCTTATTCATCAGCGAAATATTGTCCGCAGTCCGCGATTGCAAATGCGGTATTGTAGAAGTTCGCTACAGCAGACTGGAACAGGCGCATGCAGCCTATTTGCTGATCCAGGGTAACTGGAACCAAATCGCCAAGATCGAAAATGCCCTGGAAGCGGTCGAGAAGCGCCTGGACATCAAGGTCCATATGCTGAGGCCCGAACATCAGCACAGAGAAAAAGATTTTCTGCCTTATTCCCTCGAAACGTTATCGGTCGACCGCGACAACATCATCGAAGCGGTATCGTCCTTCCTGGACTCGCACGGAATCGAAATCGAGGAGGTGTCGGGCAGTTCGTATCAGGCGCCGTACATTTCGACTTCGGTGTTCACCACCAAATTCATCGTGCTGATCCCGCCGGAAGTCCGCTTGCTGCCGTTGCGCGAGGAATTTCTGGATTTCTGCGATCAACTGAATATCGACGCCATTCTCGAACCGATTAAACGTTAG
- a CDS encoding alpha/beta hydrolase encodes MKKIVSILSLITLLLSGCMPSIYPSGAKTTVARLDTLAFITEDGARLPLRSWLPQGEPKAVIIAVHGFNDYSRFFDQPARYFSEHGIASFAYDQRGFGAAPKRGLWAGSASYADDLLTLARLVKERYPRSPIFLLGESMGGAVVMTAAKHDTTELVDGIILAAPALWARKTMPWYQNSLLWILAHTTPWLRLTGKGVVKVTPSDNIEMLRELGRDPWVIKGARVETLYGLANLMDLAFNSADSLTEDTLLLYGEKDDIIPKKPTYAFLQRFLKHKKNPSGEKEKTVAFYQQGYHMLLRDLQADKTWQDIAAWIDSRKVHLPSGADRRAEIVLKPVLTSFN; translated from the coding sequence ATGAAAAAGATTGTCTCGATCCTCTCCTTGATCACTCTCCTGCTGTCCGGCTGTATGCCTTCCATTTACCCTTCCGGCGCCAAAACGACCGTGGCTCGTCTCGATACGCTGGCTTTCATTACCGAAGACGGCGCGCGCTTGCCGCTTCGGAGCTGGCTGCCCCAAGGCGAACCCAAAGCGGTGATCATCGCGGTACACGGTTTCAACGACTACAGCCGTTTTTTCGACCAGCCGGCCCGCTATTTCAGCGAACACGGCATCGCCAGTTTTGCCTATGACCAGCGCGGCTTCGGCGCCGCGCCGAAGCGCGGACTGTGGGCCGGCTCCGCCTCCTATGCGGACGATCTGTTGACGCTGGCGCGCCTGGTTAAGGAACGCTATCCCAGAAGTCCGATATTCCTGCTTGGCGAAAGCATGGGCGGCGCAGTGGTGATGACCGCGGCCAAACACGATACCACCGAGCTTGTCGACGGGATTATTCTGGCCGCGCCTGCGCTCTGGGCGCGCAAGACGATGCCCTGGTACCAGAACAGCCTGTTGTGGATACTCGCCCATACGACGCCCTGGTTGAGGCTGACCGGCAAAGGCGTCGTGAAGGTGACGCCGTCGGACAATATCGAAATGCTCCGCGAATTGGGCCGCGATCCCTGGGTGATCAAGGGAGCCCGCGTCGAAACGCTGTACGGCCTGGCCAACTTGATGGATCTGGCGTTCAACAGCGCCGATTCGCTGACTGAAGATACGCTGCTGTTGTATGGGGAAAAAGACGATATCATTCCCAAAAAGCCCACTTACGCCTTTCTGCAACGGTTTCTGAAGCATAAGAAGAATCCCTCCGGCGAAAAAGAAAAAACCGTCGCGTTTTATCAGCAAGGCTATCATATGCTGCTCAGGGATTTGCAGGCAGACAAAACCTGGCAGGATATCGCCGCCTGGATAGATTCCCGCAAGGTCCATTTGCCGTCCGGCGCCGACCGGCGCGCCGAAATCGTGCTGAAGCCGGTATTGACTTCGTTCAATTGA
- the gmhB gene encoding D-glycero-beta-D-manno-heptose 1,7-bisphosphate 7-phosphatase: MAHNRYVLLDRDGVINEDSDAFIKSPEEWRPIPGSLEAIALLGSHGFKVVVITNQSGIARGLFDLSMLERIHRKMRRLAAENGGAIEAIYYCPHGPEDDCDCRKPKAGLIRAFAAEHRADLHDAVLVGDSLRDIQAAEAAGIRPILVKTGKGRKTLAANPHLKIPVFDNLYDAANALVSGQEL, from the coding sequence ATGGCGCATAACCGTTATGTACTGCTCGACCGGGACGGCGTGATCAACGAGGACTCCGACGCGTTCATCAAGTCGCCGGAAGAATGGCGGCCGATTCCGGGAAGCCTGGAGGCGATCGCGCTGCTGGGCAGCCACGGCTTCAAGGTCGTGGTGATCACGAACCAGTCCGGCATCGCGCGCGGGTTGTTCGATCTCTCCATGCTGGAGCGCATCCACCGGAAGATGCGCCGCCTGGCTGCCGAAAACGGCGGCGCGATCGAGGCGATATATTACTGTCCGCACGGCCCTGAAGACGATTGCGACTGCCGCAAGCCGAAAGCGGGGCTGATCAGAGCCTTCGCGGCGGAGCATCGGGCCGATCTGCACGATGCGGTGCTGGTCGGCGATTCGCTGCGCGACATTCAGGCCGCCGAAGCGGCCGGCATCCGGCCGATCCTGGTCAAGACCGGCAAAGGCCGGAAAACGCTGGCCGCGAACCCCCATTTGAAAATCCCGGTTTTTGACAATTTATATGACGCTGCAAACGCCCTCGTCTCGGGGCAGGAACTTTAA
- a CDS encoding SPOR domain-containing protein — MTELLNKKSKEGRYRVEPNIAEVDPVIEPLTDLDDDEDAIDRLLINTGFDADENVSARTVVDDRTLPIPQDVVPPFDAFGEDEALTVLQADDDEYVEPVDIGSPLADVELAPDPPPYQAASVNIEPLPGQDALAPIADEHAASALRHPAPESAGTLHDIFALPAEKDEAFAPDAPALPIPKPDPEETSFVNRTAFKDCRPPLDREPEPDAIPHHPPGNETTALGDVNPSVEAPFSPFKADAFIPERGIAPDAPLHAGEESRLPSAPEDLLQRIAQLEAKASNTRRLSYAAMLLSLAALCAASYLGYLAVQTRAELIKLQDMQSIMKEDLDGLSEKLDNGKQVVGDSADTPSAFIDESPQKPGNQSAAVRAPASPETGPLHVAAPPAAGGARKISEPSVRKIRVLPVQPAQSAAPQKASESYPDKPATGTAGGPWSVNLAAFRQMDDARKKAAELKRKGIPVKVRKIDINHSIWYRLSVPGFATREAASAHSARLKKLLRLNSIWVAAT; from the coding sequence ATGACAGAGCTTTTAAACAAAAAGTCTAAAGAAGGACGCTACCGCGTCGAACCGAATATCGCCGAAGTCGATCCGGTCATTGAGCCGTTGACCGATCTGGATGATGACGAAGATGCGATCGACCGGCTGCTGATCAATACGGGTTTCGACGCCGATGAAAACGTTTCCGCGCGGACGGTAGTCGATGACCGGACGTTACCGATCCCTCAGGACGTTGTCCCGCCCTTCGATGCGTTCGGTGAAGACGAGGCCCTGACCGTACTGCAAGCCGACGATGACGAATATGTCGAACCGGTGGATATCGGCTCGCCGCTCGCCGACGTCGAGCTAGCCCCGGATCCGCCGCCGTACCAAGCGGCATCCGTAAATATTGAACCGCTCCCGGGCCAGGATGCGCTTGCGCCTATTGCTGACGAGCACGCGGCCTCCGCCTTGCGCCATCCGGCACCCGAATCTGCCGGCACGCTTCATGACATTTTCGCCTTGCCCGCCGAAAAGGATGAAGCTTTCGCGCCGGACGCCCCGGCACTCCCCATTCCCAAACCCGATCCGGAAGAAACGTCCTTTGTCAACCGCACCGCATTCAAAGACTGCCGCCCTCCCCTTGACCGAGAGCCGGAACCAGACGCCATTCCGCATCATCCACCCGGAAATGAAACGACGGCATTGGGCGATGTGAATCCGTCTGTCGAAGCTCCCTTCTCCCCATTTAAAGCAGACGCTTTCATCCCGGAACGAGGCATCGCCCCTGACGCACCGCTGCATGCCGGGGAAGAGAGCCGTCTGCCCTCGGCGCCGGAAGACCTCCTGCAACGTATCGCGCAGCTTGAAGCCAAAGCCTCGAATACCCGCCGCCTTTCCTATGCGGCGATGTTGCTGTCGCTCGCCGCCTTATGTGCGGCTTCATACCTCGGCTACCTAGCCGTTCAGACACGTGCCGAACTGATTAAACTGCAAGACATGCAGTCGATCATGAAAGAAGACCTCGACGGCTTGAGCGAAAAGCTCGACAATGGTAAACAGGTGGTCGGAGACAGCGCCGATACGCCCAGTGCCTTTATCGATGAAAGCCCGCAAAAGCCGGGAAACCAATCGGCCGCGGTCCGGGCACCGGCTTCTCCGGAAACCGGGCCGCTTCATGTCGCCGCCCCGCCGGCGGCCGGCGGGGCCCGAAAAATTTCCGAACCTTCCGTCCGCAAAATCCGTGTTTTACCGGTTCAACCGGCCCAAAGCGCCGCACCGCAAAAAGCTTCGGAAAGCTATCCGGACAAACCCGCCACAGGAACCGCCGGCGGCCCGTGGTCGGTTAACTTGGCCGCCTTCAGACAGATGGACGATGCCAGAAAAAAAGCCGCGGAATTGAAGCGAAAAGGGATTCCGGTCAAAGTGAGGAAAATCGATATCAATCATTCCATTTGGTACCGGCTCAGCGTGCCCGGCTTCGCTACCAGGGAGGCAGCCAGCGCCCACTCGGCGCGGCTCAAGAAATTGCTGCGTTTGAACTCGATTTGGGTCGCGGCGACTTAA
- a CDS encoding AI-2E family transporter yields MPAANPNRTVIALVLRSFVNRILPNAQAVSLALILIMISVLIYSLSGLLMPVFASVVLAYLLEGIVAKAEAAGLPRWTSVYLVFSIFMTGVVFLCFYLLPIVSQQAVEFVQQIPAMVYRLEMSILQLPKLYPKLISQSRIQEIMQILQREVWSYGQNMLSVSAASLVSVASAIVYLFLVPMMVFFFLKDKKLLIDWFLQFIPSDRYLTARVWEEVDIQIGNYIRGKFAEVFILWASSFITFRFLDLNYAMLLAVFMGLQVIIPYVGATLVTFPVLGVAYFQWGWGSDAFVYVAVAYAIIQALDGVLLVPILFSEAVNLHAIAIIVAILFFGGLWGFWGVFFAIPLATVVKAVLSAWPRLGDPNHDSPFYCPINSPTQNPPNASARRGAG; encoded by the coding sequence ATGCCTGCGGCAAACCCGAACCGAACCGTTATCGCACTCGTCCTTCGCTCTTTCGTCAACCGGATCCTGCCCAATGCGCAGGCCGTTTCGCTGGCATTGATACTGATCATGATTTCGGTACTGATCTATTCGCTGTCCGGCCTGCTAATGCCGGTGTTCGCTTCGGTCGTGCTGGCTTACCTCCTGGAGGGAATCGTGGCGAAAGCCGAAGCGGCGGGCCTGCCGAGATGGACGAGTGTCTATCTGGTATTCTCGATCTTCATGACCGGCGTCGTTTTTTTGTGTTTTTATCTGCTGCCGATCGTATCGCAGCAAGCCGTCGAGTTTGTCCAGCAGATTCCCGCGATGGTGTACCGGCTCGAAATGAGCATCCTGCAGCTGCCGAAACTGTATCCGAAACTGATCTCGCAAAGCCGTATTCAGGAAATCATGCAGATACTGCAGCGGGAGGTGTGGTCCTACGGGCAGAACATGCTGTCGGTGTCGGCCGCGTCGCTGGTCAGCGTGGCCAGCGCGATCGTCTATCTGTTCCTGGTGCCGATGATGGTGTTTTTCTTTCTGAAAGACAAAAAACTGCTGATCGACTGGTTTCTGCAATTCATCCCGAGCGACCGGTATCTGACCGCGCGCGTCTGGGAAGAAGTCGACATTCAGATCGGCAACTATATTCGCGGCAAGTTTGCCGAAGTGTTCATCCTTTGGGCGTCCAGCTTCATCACTTTCCGCTTTCTCGACCTGAACTATGCGATGCTGCTGGCGGTGTTCATGGGCCTGCAGGTCATCATTCCCTATGTCGGGGCGACACTGGTCACCTTCCCGGTGCTCGGCGTCGCCTATTTTCAATGGGGCTGGGGCAGCGACGCATTCGTGTACGTTGCGGTCGCCTATGCGATCATCCAGGCCCTCGACGGCGTCCTGCTGGTGCCGATCCTGTTCTCCGAGGCGGTCAATCTGCATGCGATTGCGATCATCGTGGCGATCCTGTTTTTCGGCGGCCTATGGGGCTTTTGGGGGGTATTTTTCGCGATTCCCCTGGCCACCGTAGTCAAAGCGGTGCTGTCGGCCTGGCCCCGGCTGGGCGATCCGAATCACGACAGTCCGTTTTACTGCCCTATAAATAGTCCGACCCAAAATCCGCCAAACGCGAGCGCTCGCCGCGGCGCAGGGTGA
- a CDS encoding PhoH family protein: MNIQTTPDKKLFVLDTNVLMHDPACIFRFQEHDIFIPMIVLEELDRAKRGMTEVARNVRQASRFLDELIRDVNPEHIKDGLPLSRLEANGGGGGVIGRAGRLYFQTSIMSELLPETMPGSLADNSILSVVLALTRQLPGIKVILVSKDINMRLKAATLELPAEDYHNDQVLDDIELLYSGAMALEDDFWDRYGSKMDSWQEKGRTFYKLENPLVAEWYPNQYLYMEDDSNFEAIVRSCDGRAAILELARDYRTKHNSVWGIAAKNREQNFAFNVLLDPDIDFVTLLGTAGTGKTLLALAAGLTLTMEHKLYNEIIMTRETVPIGEDIGFLPGTEEEKMAPWMGALMDNLELLGNRSGNTEWEQGATQNLLMNRVKIRSLNFMRGRTFLNRYLIIDEAQNLTSKQLKTLITRAGPGTKIICIGNLSQIDTPYLTATTSGLTYVVDRFKRWEHAAHITLRRGERSRLADFGSDYL, from the coding sequence ATGAATATTCAAACCACTCCCGATAAAAAACTGTTTGTGCTCGATACAAATGTGCTGATGCATGATCCCGCCTGTATTTTCAGATTTCAGGAGCATGACATTTTCATTCCGATGATCGTTTTGGAAGAACTGGACCGGGCCAAAAGAGGCATGACCGAAGTGGCGCGCAACGTGCGCCAGGCCAGCCGTTTTCTCGACGAGCTGATCCGGGACGTGAATCCCGAGCATATCAAGGACGGATTGCCGTTATCGCGTCTGGAGGCGAACGGCGGGGGAGGCGGCGTGATCGGCAGGGCCGGCCGTTTGTATTTCCAGACCAGCATCATGAGCGAACTGTTGCCCGAAACCATGCCGGGCAGTCTTGCCGATAATTCGATTCTGAGCGTGGTGCTGGCGCTGACCCGACAATTGCCCGGGATCAAAGTGATCCTGGTCTCGAAAGACATCAACATGCGCCTCAAGGCGGCGACGCTGGAACTGCCGGCCGAGGATTACCACAACGACCAGGTGCTCGACGATATCGAACTGTTGTACAGCGGCGCGATGGCGCTCGAAGACGATTTCTGGGACCGGTACGGCAGCAAGATGGATTCGTGGCAGGAAAAGGGCAGAACCTTTTATAAACTTGAAAATCCGCTGGTCGCGGAATGGTATCCGAACCAGTACCTGTACATGGAAGACGACTCGAATTTCGAGGCGATCGTGCGTTCCTGCGACGGCCGCGCCGCGATCCTGGAACTGGCACGGGATTACCGGACTAAGCACAACAGCGTCTGGGGCATCGCCGCGAAGAACCGCGAGCAGAACTTCGCCTTCAATGTCCTGCTCGATCCAGACATCGATTTCGTGACGCTGCTCGGCACGGCCGGCACCGGCAAAACCTTGCTGGCGCTCGCGGCCGGCTTGACGTTGACAATGGAACACAAACTCTATAACGAAATCATCATGACGCGCGAAACGGTGCCGATCGGCGAGGATATCGGCTTTCTGCCCGGTACCGAGGAAGAAAAAATGGCGCCGTGGATGGGGGCGCTGATGGACAATCTCGAACTGCTGGGCAACCGGTCCGGCAATACCGAATGGGAGCAGGGGGCAACGCAGAATCTGCTGATGAACCGGGTCAAGATCCGTTCGTTGAATTTCATGCGCGGCCGGACTTTTCTGAACCGCTATCTGATCATCGACGAGGCCCAGAACCTGACCTCCAAGCAGTTGAAAACACTGATCACCCGCGCCGGCCCCGGCACCAAGATCATCTGTATCGGCAACCTTTCACAGATCGATACGCCTTATTTGACCGCGACGACCTCGGGGCTCACCTATGTGGTGGACCGTTTCAAGCGCTGGGAACACGCGGCGCATATCACCCTGCGCCGCGGCGAGCGCTCGCGTTTGGCGGATTTTGGGTCGGACTATTTATAG
- a CDS encoding lysophospholipid acyltransferase family protein: MTLQTPSSRGRNFKVYFGSTLLFIGMTLSLFVICPLVLMAIVLPFRIRYRIAGLWIKWVLWLAKACCGIDHEIEGMEHIDPSRTSIVLSKHQSAWETIAYRDFLPMHSVLLKRSLLWLPLWGWAMATLKPIAIDRKNQRAALRKLLDKGTENLKAGLWVVIFPEGTRTAPGEVKKFNAGGAMLAQQSGYPVVPIAHNAGVYWPRYSFLKYPGTIKVKIGPPIESKGRKAAHINAEAEAWIAEAMKEL, from the coding sequence ATGACGCTGCAAACGCCCTCGTCTCGGGGCAGGAACTTTAAGGTTTATTTCGGTTCGACGCTGCTGTTCATCGGCATGACGCTGTCGCTGTTCGTGATCTGTCCCCTGGTGCTGATGGCGATTGTGCTGCCTTTCCGGATCCGTTACCGGATCGCCGGGCTCTGGATCAAATGGGTGCTGTGGCTCGCTAAAGCATGCTGCGGGATCGACCATGAAATCGAAGGGATGGAACACATCGACCCGAGCCGGACTTCGATCGTGCTGAGCAAGCACCAGTCGGCCTGGGAGACGATCGCTTATCGCGATTTTCTGCCGATGCATTCGGTTTTGCTGAAGCGGTCGCTGCTTTGGCTGCCGCTTTGGGGGTGGGCGATGGCAACATTGAAACCGATTGCGATCGACCGCAAAAATCAGCGTGCGGCGCTGCGTAAATTGCTCGATAAAGGCACAGAGAATTTAAAGGCCGGCCTCTGGGTGGTCATTTTTCCGGAAGGCACCCGTACCGCGCCCGGCGAAGTCAAAAAATTCAATGCCGGCGGGGCGATGCTGGCGCAGCAATCGGGATATCCGGTCGTGCCGATTGCGCATAACGCCGGCGTTTACTGGCCGCGTTACAGCTTTTTGAAATATCCGGGTACGATCAAGGTCAAAATCGGTCCTCCGATCGAAAGCAAAGGGCGCAAGGCCGCCCATATCAATGCCGAGGCCGAAGCCTGGATTGCCGAGGCGATGAAGGAACTTTAA
- a CDS encoding peroxiredoxin yields MTPLTLGSAAPDLEIQSTGGKTVRLTDYAGRNIVLYFYPKDNTPGCTQEGGDFRDLSERFAALDTVVFGVSRDSVKMHEGFKSKQAFPFELLSDPDERLCGLFDVIGMKNMYGKQVRGIERSTFLFDRRGMLVREWRKVKVKDHAREVLLAVEGLN; encoded by the coding sequence ATGACACCTTTAACGCTCGGCAGCGCCGCGCCCGATCTCGAAATTCAGTCTACCGGCGGCAAAACGGTTAGATTGACCGACTACGCGGGGCGGAACATCGTGCTGTATTTTTATCCGAAGGACAATACGCCGGGCTGCACGCAGGAAGGCGGCGATTTCCGCGATCTGAGCGAGCGCTTTGCTGCGCTGGATACGGTCGTTTTCGGTGTGTCGCGTGATTCGGTCAAGATGCATGAAGGCTTCAAGTCCAAGCAGGCGTTTCCGTTCGAGCTGTTGTCCGACCCTGACGAGAGGCTCTGCGGCCTGTTCGACGTGATCGGGATGAAGAACATGTACGGCAAGCAGGTTCGCGGTATCGAGCGCAGCACGTTTTTGTTCGACCGCCGTGGAATGCTGGTGCGCGAATGGCGTAAAGTGAAGGTCAAGGACCATGCACGGGAAGTGCTGCTGGCGGTGGAAGGACTGAACTGA
- a CDS encoding diguanylate cyclase — translation MFAFPAPQQDIIDIQLRWHHQFQFAGYYAAVEKGFYREEGLEVRLHPGDPAHQPVQEVLSGRAQYAEGNSEVLFQRLRGEPLVALAAIFQHSPSILLVRKDSGIDSVHDLAGKKVMLMNRTEDADFLTMFVNEGIPLSQIDIIPSSYRIDDLITRKADAFNAYSSNEPFFLKQRGIPYNVIAPGNYRVDFYSDIFFTSEKELRSRPERVEKMLRATLKGWRYAMDHPDEIIDLLIRRYPVDKTRAHLEFEAAEMRKLIFPDLIEIGHMNPERWQHMADAFVKAGLVGSDDYLDGFLYSVKSNKHLPAWVVPVLAFALAVIALILAAAYYLMQLNRRLASAQHQLHAVNRALSEEIDERKTIEANLRISETRYRSLFGNMVEGFAFCRMLYRNGQPDDIQYIEVNPAFETLTGLSAVTGKKITEVVPGIKASNPEVFEIYGRVAAGGPPEKFEIFMSPLNLWFSVSAYHADTDTHCFVTVIENITERKLLQRNYEQMAQTDYLTGLSNRRYFMQQAETELARTLRYGSALALLMLDLDHFKQINDNHGHRAGDKVLQAFSTLCLSILRESDLIGRLGGEEFVIMLPETGVAEAIGVAERLRKITEEVFVLLENGQALYFTVSIGIAGLDERYAHLDALLQKADQSLYTAKSMGRNRIHTEASCIRAACR, via the coding sequence GTGTTTGCCTTTCCGGCTCCGCAACAGGACATCATCGATATTCAACTGCGCTGGCACCATCAATTCCAGTTTGCCGGTTACTATGCCGCCGTCGAAAAAGGCTTTTACCGCGAGGAAGGACTGGAAGTCCGGCTGCATCCCGGCGATCCCGCGCATCAACCCGTGCAGGAAGTCCTGTCCGGGCGCGCCCAATATGCCGAAGGCAACAGCGAAGTCCTTTTCCAAAGACTGCGGGGCGAGCCGCTGGTTGCACTGGCGGCCATTTTTCAGCACTCGCCGTCGATACTGCTGGTGCGCAAGGATTCGGGCATCGATTCGGTACATGACTTGGCCGGAAAAAAGGTGATGCTGATGAATCGGACCGAAGATGCCGATTTCCTGACCATGTTCGTGAATGAAGGGATTCCGCTTTCTCAAATCGACATTATTCCGAGCAGTTATCGAATCGACGATTTGATAACCCGCAAAGCGGACGCTTTCAATGCCTATTCGAGCAACGAACCGTTTTTCCTGAAGCAGCGCGGCATTCCTTACAATGTCATCGCCCCCGGCAATTATCGGGTCGATTTTTACAGCGACATTTTTTTCACTTCCGAGAAAGAATTACGCAGCCGCCCCGAACGCGTCGAAAAGATGCTTCGCGCCACGCTGAAAGGCTGGCGCTACGCGATGGATCATCCGGACGAGATCATCGATTTGCTGATCCGCCGCTACCCGGTCGACAAAACGCGGGCGCATCTCGAATTCGAGGCGGCGGAGATGCGCAAACTGATCTTCCCGGATCTGATCGAAATCGGTCATATGAATCCGGAACGATGGCAGCATATGGCCGACGCCTTCGTGAAAGCCGGCTTGGTCGGATCGGATGATTATCTCGACGGCTTCCTCTACAGCGTCAAATCCAACAAGCACTTACCCGCCTGGGTCGTCCCGGTGCTGGCGTTCGCCCTGGCCGTTATCGCCTTGATCCTGGCCGCCGCCTATTACCTGATGCAATTGAACCGGCGCCTCGCATCGGCGCAGCATCAATTGCACGCGGTCAACCGAGCCCTTTCGGAAGAAATCGATGAACGCAAAACGATCGAGGCAAACTTGCGCATCAGCGAAACGCGCTACCGTTCGCTGTTCGGGAACATGGTTGAAGGCTTTGCGTTTTGCCGGATGCTTTACCGCAACGGTCAACCCGACGATATCCAGTACATCGAAGTGAATCCGGCATTCGAAACCTTGACCGGCTTGTCGGCCGTGACCGGCAAAAAGATAACCGAAGTCGTGCCGGGCATCAAAGCGTCCAACCCGGAAGTCTTCGAAATTTACGGGCGCGTTGCGGCAGGCGGCCCTCCCGAGAAATTCGAGATTTTCATGTCTCCGCTCAATCTCTGGTTTTCCGTCTCGGCCTACCATGCCGACACCGACACTCATTGCTTCGTCACGGTGATCGAAAACATCACCGAACGCAAACTGCTGCAACGCAATTACGAGCAGATGGCGCAGACCGATTATCTCACCGGCCTGTCCAATCGCCGATATTTCATGCAGCAGGCCGAAACCGAGCTGGCGCGCACCCTGCGCTACGGCAGCGCCTTGGCGCTCCTAATGCTCGATCTGGATCATTTCAAACAGATCAACGACAACCACGGCCATCGGGCCGGCGACAAGGTCTTGCAGGCGTTCAGCACGCTTTGCCTGTCGATTCTGCGCGAATCGGATCTGATCGGGCGCCTGGGGGGAGAGGAGTTTGTCATCATGCTGCCGGAAACCGGCGTCGCGGAGGCCATCGGCGTAGCCGAACGGCTGCGAAAAATAACGGAAGAAGTGTTCGTGCTCCTGGAAAACGGGCAGGCTTTGTATTTTACCGTTTCGATCGGGATCGCCGGACTCGACGAACGCTACGCGCATCTCGACGCCCTGCTTCAGAAAGCCGATCAATCGCTTTACACAGCCAAGTCGATGGGGCGTAACCGGATCCATACCGAGGCATCATGCATCCGCGCGGCCTGCCGGTAA